The region TGCTTCAGCAGGAGTTCGTAGGCGCGAACGATGTCGCGCACATCGGTGAAATCGCGCGTGGTGTCGATGTCGCCCACCACGAGTTTGCCGGGACCCCGTCCGCGGCGACCGGCGGCGATCTGCCGCGCGAAGTCCGATACGGCGAACTGGGGGCTCTGGCGGGGGCCGATGTGATTGAAGGGGCGGGCCATGACGATCTCGAACGGCCCGGCCTGGCTCCACTGGTAGCACAGGGCTTCGGCCGCCACCTTGCTCACGGCATAGGGATTGAGCGGGCGGGACGGCCGGCCCTCGGTGATCGGCAGTTCGGCCTCCGGCACCGTTCCGTAGATGTCGGCGGAGCCGACGAAGAGCATGCGCCCGCGGAAGCCGCTTTCCCGCAACGCCATCAGCAGGTTCAGCGTGCCCTCGAAATTCGTGTCGTAGGTTTCCGCCGGATCGTCGAAGGACGCCGGCACGGCCGCCTGTGCCGCGAGGTGCAGCACCGCATCGGGGCGCGCCTGGGCGACGGCCCGCACGACTTCATCGCGGCGGCGGATGTCGGCCGCCCGCGCGCCGTCCAGGAGATCGACGGCGCCGGGCACCCGGGACCCGAAATGCGAGCCGACGAAGCCGGACAGGCCGGTCACGAGAATTGGCATACCTGATCGTCAGTCCAAAATCACCATGCCCGATTGTCGCTCGGCCGGCGGGCAGAGCCGCCCGTCGGTCCGGATGGCTCGTGGCTTGGGCCTCCCGGCGGGCAGGCAGCATAATCTTCAGCACCATGAAAGCTGTGATTCTCGCCGGCGGGCTGGGCACGCGCATCAGCGAGGAGTCGCATCTGAAGCCCAAGCCCATGATCGAGATCGGCGGCATGCCGGTCCTCTGGCACATCATGAAGATCTACTCCCACCACGGGATCAACGACTTCGTGATCTGCCTCGGCTACAAGGGCTACGCGATCAAGGAATACTTCGCCAACTACTTCCTGCACACCTCCGACGTCACCTTCGACATGACGCGAAACAGCATGGAGGTCCATGCCAGGCATGCCGAGCCCTGGCGGGTCACCCTGGTGGATACGGGCACCGAAACGCTGACAGGCGGGCGGCTCGCGCGCGTGCGCAGCTACCTCGGGGACGAGCCGTTCTGCTTCACTTACGGCGACGGCCTCGCCGATCTCGACATCGCGGCCGCCGTCCGCTTCCACCGCGCCCACGGCCGGCACGCGACGGTGACGGCGATCCAGCCGCCCGGCCGCTACGGGGCGCTGCGCCTGGACGAGGGGGAAGGCGCTGTGCGTGACTTCCAGGAGAAACCGGCAGGCGACGGTGGGTGGATCAACGGCGGATTTTTCGTGCTGGGCCCCGGCGTGTTCCCCTATATCGAGGGCGACCACACCAGCTGGGAGACCCAGCCGCTGCAGGACCTCGCGCGCGACGACCAGCTTCGCGCCTTCCGCCACACCGGTTTCTGGCAAGCCATGGACACGCTCCGCGACAAGAACCAGCTGGAGGACCTGTGGCAGGGCGGCGCACCGTGGAAGGTCTGGTCCTAGGATGTTCGGCGGCAGCTACCGCGATCGACGCGTCCTGGTGACCGGGCACACCGGTTTCAAGGGGAGCTGGCTCGTGGCCTGGCTGCGCGAGCTCGGCGCACAGGTGCAGGGCCTCGCCTTGTCGCCGCCGACGACGCCCAATCACTGGGACCTGCTGGGCCTGGCCATGGAAGGCGGCCTGTGCGACGTACGCGATGCGCGCGCCGTGGCCGATGCGGTGGCTGCCTTCCGTCCGGAAGTCGTCTTCCACCTGGCCGCGCAGTCGCTGGTGCGCGCGTCCTACGACGAGCCGGTCGACACGTGGGCGACGAACGTGATGGGCACGGTCCACGTGCTGGAAGCCTGCCGGCGCTCCAACGACGTGCGCGCCATCGTCGTCGTCACGTCGGACAAATGCTATGAGAACCGGGAGATGGAACGCGGCTACCGCGAGGACGACCCGCTGGGCGGGCACGACGCTTACAGCGCCTCCAAAGCCGCCGCGGAACTGGCTGCGGCAAGCTATCGCCGGGCATTCTTCGATCCCGCAGGGCGTGCGCTCGTGGCGACGGCTCGCGCCGGCAACGTCGTGGGCGGCGGCGACTGGTCGCGCGACCGCCTGGTTCCCGACGCGATGCGCGCGGTGGCCGGCGGCTCTCGCCTGGAAATCCGCTCGCCGCACGCCGTGCGGCCCTGGCAGCACGTGCTGGACCCACTCGCGGGCTACCTGTTGCTGGGCCAGCGCTTGATCGAAGGCGATCGCGCCTGCGCAGCCGCATGGAACTTCGGCCCGTCGCCGGAGAGCGAGCAGACCGTTGCCAAGGTCCTGTCCGGCCTGAAGGCGCACTGGCCCGAGCTGGAATGGTCGGCGGGCGCCGGTCCGCATCCGCATGAACCAACCCTCCTGCACCTCGACAGCGCGAAGGCGCGCGCCGAACTCGGGTGGCAACCGGTGTGGCCGCTGGAGCGAACCCTGGAAGCCACGGCGCGGTGGTATCGCGACCACCTGCGCTCGGGCCTGCTGCGCACGCACACCG is a window of Caenimonas aquaedulcis DNA encoding:
- a CDS encoding GDP-mannose 4,6-dehydratase, which produces MPILVTGLSGFVGSHFGSRVPGAVDLLDGARAADIRRRDEVVRAVAQARPDAVLHLAAQAAVPASFDDPAETYDTNFEGTLNLLMALRESGFRGRMLFVGSADIYGTVPEAELPITEGRPSRPLNPYAVSKVAAEALCYQWSQAGPFEIVMARPFNHIGPRQSPQFAVSDFARQIAAGRRGRGPGKLVVGDIDTTRDFTDVRDIVRAYELLLKHGRNGEAYNVCSGVERSVRDVIAAMLAAAGADMPLEVDAHRLRKIEQRRMLGSFAKLQADTGWRPEIPFGQTLADTLNYWDEKEQA
- the rfbF gene encoding glucose-1-phosphate cytidylyltransferase, which translates into the protein MKAVILAGGLGTRISEESHLKPKPMIEIGGMPVLWHIMKIYSHHGINDFVICLGYKGYAIKEYFANYFLHTSDVTFDMTRNSMEVHARHAEPWRVTLVDTGTETLTGGRLARVRSYLGDEPFCFTYGDGLADLDIAAAVRFHRAHGRHATVTAIQPPGRYGALRLDEGEGAVRDFQEKPAGDGGWINGGFFVLGPGVFPYIEGDHTSWETQPLQDLARDDQLRAFRHTGFWQAMDTLRDKNQLEDLWQGGAPWKVWS
- the rfbG gene encoding CDP-glucose 4,6-dehydratase, which codes for MFGGSYRDRRVLVTGHTGFKGSWLVAWLRELGAQVQGLALSPPTTPNHWDLLGLAMEGGLCDVRDARAVADAVAAFRPEVVFHLAAQSLVRASYDEPVDTWATNVMGTVHVLEACRRSNDVRAIVVVTSDKCYENREMERGYREDDPLGGHDAYSASKAAAELAAASYRRAFFDPAGRALVATARAGNVVGGGDWSRDRLVPDAMRAVAGGSRLEIRSPHAVRPWQHVLDPLAGYLLLGQRLIEGDRACAAAWNFGPSPESEQTVAKVLSGLKAHWPELEWSAGAGPHPHEPTLLHLDSAKARAELGWQPVWPLERTLEATARWYRDHLRSGLLRTHTDLHEFTADAARAGHAWARA